The sequence TGATTATCTGTACCTAAGGCTGTGACTTCAGTATAAATATTGATAATATCTGAAATGGGGACTTGGGCCTTTAAATGGGAACTGTGAATGGTTAATGTTAAAAATAGTATAATTAAATACCTAAGGTTTTTCAAAATAAAAAAATTTAGGTTGAAAAAGCCACATAATAAACAACATTAACAAATATATGAATTTAGAAAAATAAACAAATAAAAAGTAAGATTTTTTTAAAAAAGCTACTGTTTAGAGTTAGAGAAAAATTTACTTTTTACCTTGTTCCAGAAATTTTTGATGTTTTCAATAGTCAGTGCATGCCGGCGGGTTCCGGTGACACCCAATAGAAAATAATAGGGTTGCAGGTTTTTTTGATATTTACAGATGATACTCAGCATGGCCATAATCGGGACAATAGCGAACATGCCGGTTATCCCCCAGACCATGCCTCCTGCAATAATCCCGATGATGATGACCAGGGGGCTTAATTCCAAATTAGATCCGACTATATTGGGGGTAAGCAGATTGTTTTCGATGAAATGATTGAAAATGAAAAGGAGTAATACCCTGAAAGCATCTATCGGTGTGCTTGTAAGTAATGTAAAGCTGATCGGAATCAGGGAACCAATTAAGGTCCCGAAATAAGGGATGAAAGTAAAACAAGCCGCCAGTGCTCCCAGCATAAACGGATACTTTATGCCCAGTAAATAAAGCCCTGTGGTGTTCATCATACAAATGATGGCCACCACGATAGAAATACCTCCCATATAATGAGTTGCTACCATTGATATTTCCTTAAGTATTTTTATTGCAATCCTTTTTTTGTGGCTGGGAATAAGCTTAAGGAAAAAGTTAGCCAATTTTGTCCTGTAATATAAGAACAGGAAAATATACACCGGTAAAATTCCTATAGTGAACAGGGTGCTGGAAGCTGCGGAAATTAGTCTTGTCATGAACGTATTTCCTGAGGCGAATAGTCCTTTAATTTGTGCACGGATAAATTCAATCAGATGGAATTCTGAAATATTGAATTTTTCAGCCAGCAGGGCTTCTATATCATCAATATTTTTAAGTGCCTGAGCTTTAAATAAAGGGAAAGTATTGGCGAAGTGTTCCATCCGTTTATAAATCAGGAGGCCTACCCAGAATAGTAAATTGATCAGGAGGAATATACTAATTAAGATGGCAATGATTCTTGGGAAATGATTCTTTTCCAGAAAATTGGACAGGGGAAACAGCATATAGGCAAAGAGCATCCCTAAGATAATGGGAGAAAGGAAACGTTTGGCTACAATGATTGAATAAAGAAATAAGATCAAAGAAAGTAAATAAAAAGTTACTTTCACCGGAAATGGGTAATTCTTCATACAATAAGTTATTAAAAATGAATAAATTCAATCCTCACTTTGGTTTTGTCAATTATCAATTTCAACTGTTTTCTTATTCACCTTATCCTGAAAAAAGGAGAATTACGATGCAATCAAAGGCAGTACAATAATGAATGTGGTTCCTATACCTTGTTGGGTTTCATAGTCAATTTTACCCTGAACATTTTCAATCGTATTTTTTACAATAGCTAATCCCAGGCCCATTCCACTCGATTTGGTGGTGAAATTGGGTTGAAACATCTTTTCCCCTACTTCTTTGGGTATTCCTTTCCCATTGTCCTGTACTTTAACAATAACTTTTTCCTGGTTTTTACTTAGGTCTATTTTTATTGTTCCTTTAAAATTAGTCGGGAAAGCCTGGATAGCATTTTTTATCAAATTATTGAAGACCCTGGAAATTTGTTCCTGGTCTGCATAAATCATCGCATCTTTATTTTCATGCGTATTTACTTCAAATATAACATTTTCTGTGTTTTCAAAAAGACTTACACAGGTTTTTATTTTGGGGATCAGATCAAAGGTTTCATAATTTGATTGAGGCATTTTGGCAAAGTTTGAAAACTCAGTAG is a genomic window of Bacteroidota bacterium containing:
- a CDS encoding AI-2E family transporter — encoded protein: MKNYPFPVKVTFYLLSLILFLYSIIVAKRFLSPIILGMLFAYMLFPLSNFLEKNHFPRIIAILISIFLLINLLFWVGLLIYKRMEHFANTFPLFKAQALKNIDDIEALLAEKFNISEFHLIEFIRAQIKGLFASGNTFMTRLISAASSTLFTIGILPVYIFLFLYYRTKLANFFLKLIPSHKKRIAIKILKEISMVATHYMGGISIVVAIICMMNTTGLYLLGIKYPFMLGALAACFTFIPYFGTLIGSLIPISFTLLTSTPIDAFRVLLLFIFNHFIENNLLTPNIVGSNLELSPLVIIIGIIAGGMVWGITGMFAIVPIMAMLSIICKYQKNLQPYYFLLGVTGTRRHALTIENIKNFWNKVKSKFFSNSKQ